In Chryseobacterium camelliae, one DNA window encodes the following:
- a CDS encoding nucleoid-associated protein gives MFSKIIVHRVGNKINGESLMLSQEELQLDEGMAELLEDYFLGSFKSEETYQFYSDSYLVNNPIYSAVSEIFDDKAKFLWESENIAKHLFEAAENPRVQGGELFIVYFEGDGAGDEKVDKIGIFKTEKRESFLKIFPENETFGMEKDQGISLSKIDKAALIYNNGKETGYVLSVVDNNKNGDMYYWFEDFLKVKQRDDEYFHTQEALMVYKDYITKQLPQEFEVSRADQADFLNKSINFFKEKEEFNLDDFNKEVLGDEHVIESFVNFKTDYEQDMQINIAEEFPINETAVKKTQRHFKSIIKLDKNFHIYIHGDRQMIDQGQNEKGKYYMLYFDKEA, from the coding sequence TCCCAGGAGGAACTGCAGTTAGATGAGGGTATGGCAGAGCTGCTGGAGGATTACTTTTTAGGTTCGTTCAAATCTGAGGAAACATACCAGTTTTACAGCGATTCATACCTTGTTAACAATCCCATTTACAGTGCTGTATCAGAAATTTTTGATGATAAGGCCAAATTTCTCTGGGAATCTGAAAATATAGCCAAGCATCTTTTTGAAGCTGCGGAAAACCCGCGTGTACAGGGAGGCGAATTATTTATTGTGTATTTTGAAGGTGACGGAGCAGGTGATGAGAAAGTAGACAAAATCGGGATCTTTAAGACTGAAAAAAGAGAATCTTTCCTGAAAATTTTCCCGGAAAATGAGACTTTCGGCATGGAGAAGGACCAGGGAATCAGTCTTTCCAAAATAGATAAGGCTGCATTGATCTACAACAACGGAAAAGAAACCGGATATGTGCTTTCTGTGGTGGATAATAACAAGAATGGTGATATGTACTACTGGTTTGAGGATTTCCTGAAGGTAAAGCAGCGTGATGACGAATATTTCCACACCCAGGAAGCTTTGATGGTCTACAAGGATTATATCACCAAACAGCTGCCGCAGGAGTTTGAAGTTTCCAGGGCAGACCAGGCAGATTTTCTCAATAAGTCAATTAATTTCTTCAAGGAAAAAGAAGAGTTCAATCTGGATGATTTCAACAAAGAAGTCTTAGGCGACGAGCATGTTATTGAAAGCTTTGTAAATTTCAAAACCGACTATGAACAGGATATGCAGATTAATATTGCTGAGGAATTTCCCATTAACGAAACAGCGGTGAAAAAGACCCAGCGCCATTTCAAAAGCATTATTAAGCTGGACAAGAATTTCCATATATACATTCACGGAGACCGCCAGATGATCGACCAGGGACAGAATGAAAAAGGAAAATACTATATGCTGTACTTTGATAAGGAAGCCTAA
- a CDS encoding response regulator transcription factor, which translates to MSKKILIADDHHIVLEGTTIVLESRIPDVIIDQAEDYPEAYEKICGEKYDMIILDINMPESKNKKMISEIMEADPDIKILVFSAYEDSVAIQYIREGAHGYVNKLSKIDELVDAVNKIFSEGYYYSTNIVNQLLISSIRNIPLNPLDALSKREYEIFRLMAKGHGNLEISNLMNIQMPTISTYKKRIYVKLKTANIADLIALYQKYC; encoded by the coding sequence ATGAGTAAAAAGATCCTTATTGCAGATGACCATCACATAGTCCTTGAAGGGACTACAATCGTACTGGAATCCAGAATTCCAGATGTCATTATTGATCAGGCAGAGGATTATCCGGAAGCATATGAGAAGATATGCGGTGAAAAATATGATATGATCATCCTGGACATCAATATGCCGGAAAGCAAGAACAAAAAGATGATCTCCGAAATCATGGAAGCGGATCCTGACATTAAGATCCTGGTGTTTTCGGCTTATGAAGATTCGGTGGCGATACAGTATATCCGTGAAGGTGCCCATGGCTATGTCAATAAACTCAGCAAAATTGATGAACTGGTAGATGCGGTAAACAAAATATTTTCTGAGGGATATTATTATTCCACCAATATCGTCAATCAACTCCTCATTTCCTCCATCCGAAACATTCCCCTCAATCCTCTTGATGCCCTGTCGAAAAGAGAATATGAAATCTTCAGGCTAATGGCTAAAGGGCACGGCAATCTTGAGATTTCCAATTTGATGAACATACAGATGCCCACCATCAGCACCTATAAGAAAAGAATCTATGTTAAACTGAAAACAGCCAATATTGCTGATCTGATCGCACTCTACCAAAAGTACTGTTAA
- a CDS encoding ligand-binding sensor domain-containing protein, with the protein MIRTLLLFIILCFSCKAYGQKFNILKYDTENGLPQNSVKDIIKDKHGFIWLTTENGIVRYDGSNFLTFRNFPLNTQRFAYFYGNKDKDSIFTNDGYENSVLLHNRSPKILPQSAKNHNNLTTKDGYSYILYSNKAYTYHPLKGMGCYIRMNNGIYYLRENSMVYHDYRSKKDQPVNISITLNNLFDFFTVGHKLFHLDYASRSVTAIEDGRITRSYDIPLLTDPESKIFWSQINNQVFVVNHNIIYRCLLRNGSLSMLKLADVDNLEYCTSIYYDEYYQKLYLGNTINGLRILNFFDFYATEKKPSQLTNIFYSTLPYGNDKVITPYGEIYDRNGFIEGKHFNSLTPYFICYDGSGDILVESKANILLSYQKKDKFSTFRPYTLKENNFVDLYHDQNTYYIASRKLKQTANTGYTGILSVYSGESFATPVKQFNLNNEITKIARLDQDNILVGTIKNLYRINIKTGVIYNLTPEKNILIRNIIRTDDGNFWITSLGKGFFLLRNDRLIRMPYDTNKNISSSHTILEDKKGFLWISTNNGLYRVMKNQLLKYCSDSSTRVHYYRFSKEEGFNTNEFNGGGNFCGNRLNNGEFVFPSLNGLVFFNPLRIKAYYPAQVYIERALVDGKTLSFDGKINLNQDNYRADIFIDVPYYANNDNVKILARLKNSSHAKWETIGKDRKYSISNIQPGSYTLEVKVLASDREEYIYKTVSVYVPPFFYQTLLFRILCASVLVLIIHFLLKWRVSFLKKKNRELEEIIEARTKSLSDTVNDLKSTEIELYKEIEQQKKLIGTVTHDITSPVRFIAITAKEMLDRKDKTPESTEKVLSSIYKSSFQLYNFTKTLKEYADIYNHHRLHEKETYLIYDLIEEKILLFNEIARNNHTVIINTIDQTISTTISKNIFSAIIHNLLDNSVKFTRNGSITFSCVSGDDSVSLSIVDTGSGMDESKIKYYMKLQENIDHEKLLLQKYGLGLHLVLQLLQMIEGKIIFRKNTIGTACIITVKNKRDE; encoded by the coding sequence TTGATTAGAACTTTATTGCTTTTTATCATCCTGTGTTTTTCATGCAAAGCATACGGCCAGAAGTTTAATATCTTAAAATATGATACGGAAAACGGTCTTCCGCAAAACAGTGTTAAAGATATTATCAAAGACAAGCATGGCTTCATCTGGCTTACTACTGAAAACGGAATTGTACGCTATGATGGCTCTAATTTCCTTACCTTCCGCAATTTCCCGCTCAATACACAACGGTTTGCCTATTTTTACGGTAACAAAGACAAGGACAGCATTTTTACCAATGACGGTTATGAAAATTCTGTGTTGCTGCACAACCGTTCTCCCAAAATACTTCCCCAGTCGGCCAAAAACCACAATAATCTGACTACAAAGGATGGATACAGCTATATCCTCTATTCAAACAAAGCCTATACCTACCATCCACTGAAAGGCATGGGATGTTATATCAGGATGAATAACGGCATCTATTATCTCAGGGAAAACTCTATGGTGTATCATGATTACCGAAGCAAAAAAGACCAGCCTGTCAATATCAGTATCACACTCAACAACCTGTTTGATTTTTTTACCGTCGGCCATAAGCTCTTTCACCTCGACTATGCATCCCGTTCTGTTACAGCAATAGAAGACGGAAGGATTACCCGTTCTTATGATATACCTCTGCTTACAGACCCTGAAAGTAAAATTTTCTGGAGCCAGATCAACAATCAGGTTTTTGTAGTTAACCACAATATCATTTACCGTTGCCTGCTCAGAAACGGCAGCCTCAGCATGCTTAAGCTGGCGGATGTAGATAATCTCGAGTACTGCACCAGCATTTATTACGACGAATATTATCAAAAACTGTATCTGGGAAATACCATCAACGGATTGAGGATCCTGAATTTCTTTGATTTTTACGCTACTGAGAAAAAGCCTTCGCAGCTTACTAATATTTTTTACTCAACCCTTCCTTACGGCAATGATAAAGTGATTACGCCTTATGGGGAAATCTATGACAGGAATGGTTTCATAGAGGGAAAACACTTCAACAGCCTTACACCTTATTTCATCTGCTATGACGGTAGCGGAGACATTCTGGTTGAAAGCAAAGCTAATATTCTCCTGTCTTACCAGAAAAAGGACAAGTTCAGCACGTTCCGTCCCTATACTCTTAAGGAAAATAATTTTGTTGACCTTTATCATGATCAAAACACCTACTATATTGCCAGTAGAAAACTCAAACAAACCGCCAATACAGGATACACAGGAATATTGTCAGTATACTCCGGTGAATCTTTCGCCACTCCTGTAAAACAGTTTAACCTGAATAATGAGATCACGAAAATTGCCCGGCTGGATCAGGACAATATCCTGGTGGGCACTATCAAAAATCTATACCGGATCAATATAAAAACCGGAGTCATTTACAACCTGACCCCGGAGAAAAATATCCTGATCCGCAATATCATACGGACCGATGACGGAAATTTTTGGATCACCAGCCTGGGAAAAGGCTTTTTCCTGCTCAGAAACGACCGGCTCATCAGGATGCCTTATGACACTAATAAAAATATTTCTTCTTCGCATACCATCCTTGAAGACAAAAAAGGGTTTCTGTGGATTTCTACCAACAATGGCCTGTATAGGGTTATGAAGAACCAGCTTCTGAAATACTGCTCAGACTCTTCAACACGGGTGCATTATTACCGTTTCTCCAAAGAAGAGGGCTTCAATACCAATGAATTCAACGGCGGAGGGAACTTCTGCGGCAACAGGCTCAATAACGGGGAATTTGTCTTTCCTTCCCTGAATGGCCTGGTTTTTTTTAATCCGCTCCGGATCAAGGCCTATTATCCCGCCCAAGTATATATTGAACGGGCACTGGTTGACGGCAAGACTTTAAGTTTTGACGGTAAAATCAATCTGAACCAGGATAATTACCGGGCCGATATATTCATTGATGTCCCCTATTATGCGAATAATGACAATGTAAAAATCCTGGCAAGGCTGAAGAATTCCTCTCATGCAAAATGGGAAACCATCGGGAAAGACCGCAAGTATTCGATATCCAACATCCAGCCCGGCTCTTATACCCTGGAGGTAAAAGTTCTGGCATCGGATCGTGAAGAGTATATTTATAAAACGGTCAGCGTCTATGTTCCTCCCTTCTTCTATCAGACGCTGCTTTTCCGCATCTTGTGTGCGTCCGTCCTTGTGCTTATCATTCACTTCCTGCTCAAATGGAGGGTCAGCTTTCTCAAAAAGAAAAACCGTGAACTGGAAGAAATCATTGAAGCCAGGACCAAAAGCCTTTCCGATACGGTAAACGATCTGAAATCTACTGAAATTGAGCTATACAAGGAAATCGAGCAGCAGAAAAAGCTGATCGGCACCGTAACCCATGACATTACCAGCCCGGTCCGCTTCATTGCCATTACCGCTAAGGAAATGCTGGATAGAAAAGACAAAACTCCCGAGAGCACAGAGAAGGTCCTGTCCTCCATATACAAGTCATCTTTCCAGCTGTATAATTTCACCAAAACCCTGAAGGAATATGCTGATATATACAATCACCACAGATTACATGAAAAAGAAACGTATCTGATCTACGACCTTATTGAGGAGAAAATCCTTTTGTTCAATGAAATAGCAAGGAATAACCATACGGTAATTATCAATACAATAGATCAGACCATCAGCACCACCATCAGCAAGAACATTTTTTCAGCCATCATTCACAATCTTTTGGATAACAGTGTTAAATTTACCAGAAACGGATCCATTACATTTTCCTGTGTCTCCGGCGACGATTCTGTATCGCTCAGTATAGTTGACACAGGCTCCGGAATGGATGAAAGCAAGATCAAATATTATATGAAGCTCCAGGAAAATATCGACCATGAAAAGCTCCTGCTGCAAAAATACGGGCTTGGGCTGCACCTTGTCCTTCAGTTGCTGCAGATGATCGAAGGGAAGATCATTTTCAGGAAAAACACGATAGGAACAGCATGTATCATTACGGTAAAAAATAAAAGAGATGAGTAA
- a CDS encoding ATP-binding protein, whose product MNFVQCHEEPIHIPGCIQSFGYLIGIDAESRSITFISGNIADIFVIESIEALFGRKVTDFPQSFHSIIKSDIYNSLDNFTRRENETYFDKIFINGIQYHFSVFRSDNNIFLEFEEVIFNPNKRISNKYDSFYIMDNAQEIWEQLLNTLAPIINYDRMMIYKFMMDGSGKVIAEKKKDHVESYLGLHYPESDIPRQARELYMKKRKRIFSNVYAETVPVLSRDMESIDLTFTTSRAMSPIHGQYIKNSGASSSFSVSIVIDDHLWGLVTCQNTEPKHIDLEDRVQAGIFTALASNAYSSFKSKNELQYRLSLNEKTSQLKEQLLQDNNIFDVLADNKSELACLPEADGLAIISDEHMVTEGSIPDRETVGRIADWALANIDESIYVNRSFLKDHGKDLALDEKAAGVIIYCIEKSKKELLIWFRREFDEHISWGGKPEKKIELFVQNGEEKYIVSPRTSFHAFTESIKGNSKRWNGKNVSAVNAVRDVILEISHKNYNTIKSLNDELKKVNEELDSFSYTISHDLGTPLTVMKLNAQMLLNTLTDGSEKSRAKIKAIINEIDGMADMMNDVLQLSRAKHTDIVLESIPTAQTIEKISENAKITFESPKSKIIIKACPEVMADKTLLHQVFLNIINNAVKYSSTKEQPVVEIDGVEDGEFVVYRISDNGIGIPEEEKHRMFKIFNRMVNARKFKGNGVGLSIVHRIMKRIGGSVEYESNDEGTTFILKFKNPKLEEF is encoded by the coding sequence ATGAATTTTGTACAGTGTCATGAGGAGCCTATACATATCCCGGGTTGTATACAAAGTTTTGGATATCTGATTGGCATTGATGCAGAATCACGTTCTATCACTTTTATCAGCGGGAATATTGCGGACATTTTTGTCATCGAGAGCATCGAAGCGCTTTTCGGTAGAAAAGTTACAGACTTTCCTCAAAGCTTCCACAGTATCATAAAATCAGATATTTATAATTCCCTGGACAACTTTACCAGACGTGAAAACGAAACCTACTTTGATAAAATCTTTATCAATGGGATACAGTATCATTTTTCTGTTTTCCGCAGCGATAATAATATATTTCTTGAATTTGAAGAAGTAATTTTCAATCCCAACAAGCGCATTTCCAATAAATATGACAGTTTTTATATCATGGATAATGCACAGGAAATCTGGGAACAGCTCCTGAATACGCTTGCTCCGATCATCAATTATGACCGGATGATGATCTACAAATTCATGATGGACGGTTCCGGAAAGGTAATCGCAGAGAAAAAGAAGGACCACGTGGAGAGCTACCTCGGGCTTCATTATCCGGAATCTGATATTCCGCGCCAGGCCCGTGAATTATACATGAAAAAGCGTAAGAGAATTTTCAGCAATGTCTATGCAGAAACCGTTCCGGTGCTGAGCAGGGATATGGAAAGCATCGATCTTACATTTACCACATCGAGGGCTATGTCCCCGATTCATGGGCAGTACATCAAAAATTCCGGGGCTTCTTCAAGTTTCAGTGTGTCTATTGTTATTGATGATCACCTCTGGGGATTGGTTACCTGCCAGAACACCGAGCCGAAGCACATTGACCTGGAAGACCGGGTGCAGGCAGGAATTTTTACAGCACTGGCCTCCAATGCCTATTCTTCTTTCAAATCTAAGAATGAGCTCCAGTACAGGCTCTCACTGAATGAGAAAACATCGCAGTTAAAAGAGCAGCTCCTGCAGGACAATAATATATTTGATGTTCTTGCCGACAATAAATCTGAACTTGCCTGTCTTCCGGAAGCGGACGGGCTCGCGATCATCTCGGATGAGCATATGGTGACTGAAGGCAGTATTCCCGACAGGGAAACCGTCGGAAGGATCGCAGACTGGGCACTGGCAAATATTGATGAAAGCATTTATGTCAACAGAAGCTTCCTCAAGGATCATGGCAAAGACCTGGCTCTTGATGAGAAGGCGGCCGGAGTAATCATCTATTGCATAGAAAAAAGCAAAAAGGAACTTCTGATCTGGTTCAGGAGGGAGTTTGACGAGCACATCAGCTGGGGTGGAAAACCGGAGAAAAAGATTGAACTTTTTGTGCAGAACGGTGAAGAAAAATACATCGTTTCCCCAAGAACGTCGTTTCATGCATTTACGGAAAGCATCAAAGGAAATTCAAAACGGTGGAACGGCAAAAATGTCAGCGCTGTAAACGCCGTGAGAGACGTAATCCTTGAGATTTCCCACAAAAATTACAATACGATAAAATCGCTCAACGACGAGCTGAAAAAAGTGAATGAAGAGCTGGACAGCTTTTCCTATACCATTTCCCATGACCTGGGAACCCCACTTACCGTTATGAAGCTGAACGCTCAGATGCTGCTGAATACCCTTACGGACGGTTCGGAAAAAAGCAGGGCAAAAATCAAAGCCATCATCAATGAGATCGACGGAATGGCTGATATGATGAACGACGTCCTTCAACTCAGCAGGGCCAAGCATACTGATATCGTGCTGGAAAGTATCCCCACCGCCCAGACGATAGAAAAAATTTCGGAAAACGCAAAAATAACCTTTGAGAGCCCGAAAAGTAAAATCATCATCAAGGCCTGTCCTGAAGTGATGGCAGATAAGACCTTGCTTCACCAGGTTTTCCTGAACATCATCAACAACGCGGTGAAATATTCCTCCACCAAAGAACAGCCTGTTGTGGAGATCGATGGAGTGGAAGACGGCGAATTCGTGGTCTACAGGATCAGCGATAACGGCATCGGTATTCCCGAAGAGGAAAAACACAGGATGTTTAAGATTTTTAACCGGATGGTCAACGCCAGGAAATTCAAAGGAAATGGTGTGGGGCTTTCTATCGTGCACCGCATCATGAAGAGGATTGGCGGCAGTGTGGAATACGAAAGCAATGACGAAGGAACTACATTCATTTTAAAGTTCAAAAACCCTAAATTAGAGGAATTTTAA
- a CDS encoding biliverdin-producing heme oxygenase, which produces MISEYLKQHTAAYHDAAEKLFSSEKIFNKTFTLDDYKKIIRTNYLMLLNSEEKINEHLSEEWAGKIDLGKRKKLPLIEKDMESLSLNVQEQAGDPLTFENEHEALGALYVIEGSTLGGNVIAKQLSRTEDFDGVTFHFFGCYQENTGPMWKNFKEELDSGVEEKDYDKVLSGARKLYAFLLNAD; this is translated from the coding sequence ATGATATCAGAATATCTTAAACAACATACAGCGGCTTATCATGACGCTGCTGAAAAGCTTTTCAGTTCAGAAAAAATTTTCAATAAAACATTTACTTTAGACGACTACAAAAAGATCATCCGTACCAATTACCTGATGCTGCTGAACTCCGAAGAGAAGATTAATGAACATCTTTCGGAAGAATGGGCGGGTAAGATCGATCTTGGCAAGAGGAAAAAACTTCCATTGATCGAAAAGGACATGGAGAGTCTCTCATTAAACGTCCAGGAGCAGGCAGGGGATCCTCTTACTTTTGAGAATGAGCATGAAGCATTAGGTGCTCTGTATGTGATCGAGGGATCTACACTGGGCGGGAACGTTATTGCAAAACAGCTTTCCAGGACGGAGGACTTTGATGGGGTAACCTTCCATTTCTTTGGCTGCTATCAGGAAAATACCGGGCCAATGTGGAAAAACTTCAAGGAAGAGCTGGACAGTGGAGTAGAGGAAAAGGACTACGATAAAGTTTTGTCCGGAGCCAGGAAATTATATGCTTTTTTGCTGAACGCTGACTGA
- a CDS encoding malate dehydrogenase, giving the protein MKVTVVGAGAVGASCAEYIAMKNFCSEVVLVDIKEGFAEGKAMDLMQTASLNGFDTKITGTTGDYSKTAGSHVAVITSGIPRKPGMTREELIGINAGIVKEVTENLVKNSPEVIIIVVSNPMDTMAYLVHKTSGLPKHKIIGMGGALDSARFKYRLAEALEAPISDVDGMVIAAHSDTGMLPLLSKATRNGVPVTEFLDEEKQKYVIEETKVGGATLTKLLGTSAWYAPGAAVSVMVQAIACDQKKMIPCSLMLEGEYGQNDICLGVPAIIGKNGVEKIVNVTLTADEQLKFAEAARAVKEVNGDLKF; this is encoded by the coding sequence ATGAAAGTAACCGTAGTAGGTGCAGGTGCTGTAGGAGCAAGTTGTGCAGAATACATCGCTATGAAAAACTTCTGTTCGGAAGTGGTTTTAGTAGATATTAAAGAAGGCTTTGCAGAAGGGAAAGCCATGGATTTGATGCAGACTGCATCACTTAATGGGTTTGATACCAAAATCACCGGTACAACAGGGGATTACAGCAAAACTGCGGGTTCTCATGTAGCCGTAATCACATCAGGGATCCCGAGAAAACCGGGAATGACCAGAGAAGAACTGATCGGCATTAATGCAGGCATTGTAAAAGAAGTAACGGAAAACCTGGTGAAAAATTCTCCTGAGGTCATCATCATTGTAGTATCCAATCCAATGGATACCATGGCTTACCTGGTACATAAGACATCCGGGCTTCCTAAACATAAGATCATCGGGATGGGCGGAGCTCTTGACTCGGCAAGGTTCAAATACAGACTGGCTGAAGCCCTTGAAGCCCCAATCTCCGACGTAGACGGAATGGTAATTGCTGCACACAGTGATACCGGAATGCTTCCGCTATTAAGCAAAGCGACAAGAAACGGAGTTCCTGTAACGGAATTCCTGGACGAAGAAAAACAAAAGTACGTTATTGAAGAAACCAAAGTGGGTGGGGCTACTTTAACCAAATTGCTGGGTACTTCCGCATGGTATGCACCAGGTGCTGCGGTTTCTGTAATGGTTCAGGCCATCGCGTGCGACCAGAAAAAAATGATCCCTTGTTCACTGATGCTGGAAGGGGAATACGGACAGAACGATATCTGCCTTGGTGTTCCTGCGATCATTGGTAAAAACGGAGTAGAGAAAATCGTAAACGTTACCCTTACCGCAGACGAACAGCTGAAATTTGCTGAAGCTGCGCGTGCAGTAAAAGAGGTAAACGGAGACCTGAAATTCTAA
- a CDS encoding DJ-1/PfpI family protein: protein MKIVLRSFVAAMLLSGCHKEPMKKEIQPTETSVQKPSAKEHPADAMTSVSHAQTMDAVFGKPKKEIRTIGILVYDGVNDLDFMNPRYVLGQVMGAKVMLIALKPGLFKTVSGISVQPDTTIDKVQKLDILIIPGGFKGTVKAAYDEKLLDWIRKIDQTTVYTGSVCTGAWILGATGLLKGRKATTNWFDAKEKMAQYGAHFVQERYTHDGKYWTSAGVTAGLDMSLAILKDNWGSKYAQAVMLDLEYDPAPPVEGGTPERTDPDVRQMITELYKAGFNPVIDSLERVKNNQLGR from the coding sequence ATGAAAATAGTATTACGCAGTTTTGTAGCAGCTATGCTGTTGTCAGGCTGCCACAAAGAACCTATGAAAAAAGAAATACAACCAACAGAAACCTCTGTTCAGAAACCCTCAGCCAAAGAACACCCGGCGGATGCTATGACTTCAGTAAGTCATGCACAGACTATGGATGCCGTCTTTGGAAAACCTAAAAAGGAGATCAGAACCATCGGGATCCTCGTTTACGACGGTGTGAATGACCTTGATTTTATGAATCCCCGATACGTTTTAGGTCAGGTTATGGGAGCGAAAGTCATGCTCATAGCCCTGAAGCCGGGCCTGTTTAAAACCGTGTCAGGAATTTCGGTACAACCGGATACTACCATTGATAAAGTACAGAAGCTGGATATCCTGATCATCCCGGGAGGCTTTAAGGGAACCGTGAAAGCAGCATATGATGAGAAGTTGCTGGACTGGATCCGGAAGATTGATCAAACCACCGTATACACCGGATCTGTGTGCACCGGAGCGTGGATTCTCGGCGCAACAGGCCTCCTGAAAGGAAGGAAAGCAACAACCAACTGGTTCGATGCCAAAGAAAAAATGGCTCAATACGGTGCTCATTTCGTACAGGAACGTTATACGCATGACGGTAAATACTGGACATCCGCCGGCGTAACAGCAGGCCTGGATATGTCGCTGGCTATCCTGAAAGATAATTGGGGCAGCAAGTATGCCCAGGCGGTCATGCTCGACCTTGAATATGATCCTGCACCCCCAGTAGAAGGCGGAACCCCAGAAAGAACGGACCCGGACGTAAGACAGATGATAACCGAACTCTACAAGGCGGGATTCAACCCGGTTATTGACAGCCTGGAAAGGGTAAAAAACAATCAATTAGGAAGATAA